One Lagenorhynchus albirostris chromosome 8, mLagAlb1.1, whole genome shotgun sequence genomic region harbors:
- the LOC132524073 gene encoding GTPase IMAP family member 7-like, which produces MEISRCVLASRPGPHASVLVVQLGRFTEEEQKTVALIKAVFGEPAMKHMIILFTRKEELEDRGLSDFVRGADVKLRSII; this is translated from the coding sequence ATGGAAATCAGCCGCTGTGTCCTCGCCTCCCGCCCCGGGCCTCACGCCAGCGTCTTGGTCGTGCAGCTGGGCCGCTTCACGGAGGAAGAGCAGAAAACCGTGGCGTTGATCAAGGCTGTGTTTGGGGAACCAGCCATGAAGCACATGATCATCTTGTTCACTCGCAAAGAGGAACTGGAGGACCGCGGCCTAAGCGACTTTGTGCGGGGTGCGGACGTAAAGTTACGAAGCATCATTTAG